One segment of Chiloscyllium plagiosum isolate BGI_BamShark_2017 chromosome 5, ASM401019v2, whole genome shotgun sequence DNA contains the following:
- the LOC122550148 gene encoding 5-beta-cholestane-3-alpha,7-alpha-diol 12-alpha-hydroxylase-like: MAVLLPVLLSLGALLVALLYLAGAFRRRRPGEPPLDRGRLPWLGHVLSFRRDTAEFLRRMQGEHGDVFTVQLAGDYVTFLMEPHSYGAVLKESRAKLDFEKFAVELVARVFGYHARTDDHQRLEAVSHKYLMGDGLEELTEAMMLNLQNLMLDEAADGEWREDGLFHFCYSVVFRAGYLSLFGNEPAPGGDKGAGRLLDRQRSAGLFAEFRRYDRLFPRLAYAVLPPAQKLEAERLKRRFWEALSVGRLRERDNVSGWVSERQRQMEEQGLEAAMRDRYMFLLLWASQGNTGPSAFWLLLHLARCPGALRAAKAEADGLLRESGQEAGPGKPPVRLTRRMLQQCPVLDSAVEESLRLAAAPVLIRAVVQDMTLRLHDEREYRLRRGDRVALFPYLSLQMDPEIHPEPSEFRYDRFLQPGGRLRKTDFSKGGRRLKYYTMPWGAGVSMCPGRFFAVNELKQFIFLMLVYFDFELLQPELGVPPIDRSRWGFGTMQPTHEVRFRYRMRF, encoded by the coding sequence ATGGCTGTGTTGCTGCCGGTTCTGCTGAGCCTGGGCGCCCTGCTCGTCGCCCTGCTGTACCTGGCGGGTGCTTTCAGGCGGCGGCGGCCGGGCGAGCCCCCCCTGGACCGGGGCCGGCTGCCCTGGCTGGGGCACGTCCTTTCCTTCAGGCGGGACACGGCGGAGTTCCTGCGGCGGATGCAGGGCGAGCACGGCGACGTGTTCACGGTGCAGCTGGCCGGCGACTACGTGACCTTCCTGATGGAGCCGCACTCGTACGGCGCGGTGCTGAAGGAGTCCAGGGCCAAGCTGGACTTCGAGAAGTTCGCCGTCGAGCTGGTGGCGCGGGTGTTCGGCTACCACGCCCGGACGGACGACCACCAGCGGCTGGAGGCGGTCAGCCACAAGTACCTGATGGGCGACGGCCTGGAGGAGCTCACCGAGGCCATGATGCTGAACCTGCAGAACCTGATGCTGGACGAAGCGGCCGACGGGGAGTGGAGGGAGGACGGGCTCTTCCACTTCTGCTACAGCGTCGTCTTCCGAGCCGGCTACCTCTCGCTGTTCGGTAACGAGCCAGCCCCCGGCGGCGACAAGGGCGCGGGCCGGCTGCTGGACCGCCAGCGCTCCGCGGGCCTCTTCGCCGAGTTCCGCCGCTACGACCGGCTCTTCCCGCGGCTGGCCTACGCCGTGCTGCCGCCGGCGCAGAAGCTGGAGGCCGAGCGGCTCAAGCGCCGCTTCTGGGAGGCGCTGTCCGTGGGCAGGCTGCGCGAGCGCGACAACGTCAGCGGCTGGGTGTCCGAGCGCCAGCGGCAGATGGAGGAGCAGGGCCTGGAGGCCGCCATGCGGGACCGCTACATGTTCCTGCTGCTGTGGGCGTCGCAGGGCAACACCGGGCCGTCCGCCTTCTGGCTGCTCCTGCACCTGGCGCGCTGCCCCGGCGCCCTGCGCGCCGCCAAGGCCGAGGCCGACGGCCTGCTCCGGGAGAGCGGCCAGGAGGCCGGGCCCGGCAAGCCGCCCGTCCGCCTGACCCGGCGCATGCTGCAGCAGTGCCCGGTGCTCGACAGCGCGGTGGAGGAGAGCCTGAGGCTGGCCGCCGCTCCCGTGCTCATCCGGGCCGTGGTGCAGGACATGACGCTCCGGCTGCACGACGAGCGCGAGTACCGCCTGAGGCGGGGGGACCGCGTCGCCCTCTTCCCTTACCTGTCCCTGCAGATGGATCCGGAGATCCACCCGGAGCCCTCCGAGTTCCGCTACGACCGCTTCCTGCAGCCCGGCGGCCGCCTCCGCAAGACCGACTTCTCCAAGGGCGGCCGCCGCCTCAAGTACTACACGATGCCGTGGGGAGCGGGGGTCAGCATGTGCCCCGGACGCTTCTTCGCCGTCAACGAGCTCAAGCAGTTCATCTTCCTCATGCTGGTCTACTTCGACTTCGAGCTGCTGCAGCCCGAGCTCGGGGTACCCCCGATCGACCGCAGCCGCTGGGGCTTCGGCACCATGCAGCCCACCCACGAGGTCCGCTTCAGATACCGCATGCGGTTCTGA